The Cytophagia bacterium CHB2 DNA window TTATCGAGAAGTAAATTAGGGTTGTGCGCGCGACTGCTTTCCCGCTGATTTATTCCGAGCAAATCCTGTTCACATCAAGACGCAAAAGCAATGCTCAAATCAAATGATCCATCAATATTAAACCCGTTTTGGGTCGCAACGATGAAAACAGAATACTTCTCAAACACCCTTGATGGTGGAGCAGAGCGGGATCGAACCGCCGACCTCCACGTTGCGAACGTGGCGCTCTCCCAGTTGAGCTACTGCCCCAGGGATTCAGCGTGCTAAAAACGCTGCTTCAAATACTGAATGAACAAAATTTTCAAAACTCCTCCGGCGCGGCGTTTTCACGCAATTTCTGAAAAAACGCTTTCAACAAACTCTGACACTCGGCTTGTTTGATGCCTGAAATCACTTGCACCGGCGGACCAAACGGATTGGTGGACATCACATTGACTTTAGACACCGAGCCGCAGCCGCCGAAGCGCGGATCTTCCGTGCCATACACGACCTTCACGATGCGCGAGAGCAGAATGGCGCCACAACACATGGGACACGGTTCGACGGTGGCGTACACGGTCGCGCCATCGAGCCGCCAGCTTGCCTGGCTGGCTGCGCCTGCTGTAATCGCGATCATTTCTGCGTGCGCCGTGGCATCTTGCAGCGTCTCCGTTAGGTTGTGCCCGCGCCCAATGATCTTATCTTCAAAAACAATAACCGCGCCGATTGGCACTTCACCCTTCTCCAGGGCTTTCTCCGCCTCTTTGATCGCGAACTGCATCCAATGGTCATGTGTCAAGGCCGCATATCCTCGCTTGCATCAACGGAGACGACGTGACATCAAAAAAGAAGACAAGATGGCTCTCTTGTCTTCTTTTTGAATTGAGTTTGTATGCCCGGAAGGACTTGAACCCTCAGCCTCTTGGTCCGTAGCCA harbors:
- a CDS encoding nucleoside deaminase; protein product: MQFAIKEAEKALEKGEVPIGAVIVFEDKIIGRGHNLTETLQDATAHAEMIAITAGAASQASWRLDGATVYATVEPCPMCCGAILLSRIVKVVYGTEDPRFGGCGSVSKVNVMSTNPFGPPVQVISGIKQAECQSLLKAFFQKLRENAAPEEF